The DNA segment ATGGAGTTGGAGGACAGGTATGGCATGATTGTTTCGGACATGTCCTAAAAGTGCAGTGGCAGCTACACAGAGAAAAATGAGGAGAGACATGAGAATACCAAGTGTTGAAAGGAAAGATATGGAAGAGAGGTCTCTGAGAACTGCCACCACTGTTAGGAACTGAGATGAAGAGAATTTGGGGAAGTGGTGCTTGAGATTTGTCCCCAGAAAGACTTTGTTCAAATTATCATGTAATGAGATGGTGTAGGAAACAAGGGACATGAAGATTTCCATGTAGATGATTGTTGCAGCCACCAACCTTCCTTTTGATTCAAATGCATGTTTCACAATATCCACAAAGCTTCTTAACTTTGGATTCTTTCTGAGGCATGTTCCAAGTATGTGAGAACTGTAAGCACACATTACACCTAGTCCTACAAGCAAGAATGCAGACACCCACCCTCCACTTACCACTGCATATGGAGTTGATAGTTGCCCCAAACCTGAAAGATATTAAAAACTTTGCAGTCACTTTTCTGCTAAAAAATATTGAGTTCTTTTTAGGAAGGATTCAAATTCTGTCACTTAAACCAGCATAGGTTGGCAAATGATCAGTTGCTTGATGGGTAAGTTTACAGTGTTGATTGTGCTTTTGTCATTAAACATTAACTTGTTCTTAATTGGTTGGTTGTTATGTCCATTTTTCAACATGCCAGTTGGATTTAGAGACAGAAATGGTGATTTGAGAATATATGTTTCATTATTCTTCTAGTGAAGTTGGAAAAAAGTAAATGAAGAGAATAATTTTATGCATCATGGTTACCCTTCAAAGTAAACTTGCTAAGGAAAATGAAgtctgataaaaaaattgaaaactcaaTCATAGATGTGTGAAAAACTCAGAGATgcattttaaagaaataaagtatATAGAATTAAGCACTTTAATGTATTctattaactttaaaataaatatttataacttgATTTTACATATTGGgagtgaaaatgagaaaatgaagcAGTATATATGGAAATTTTACCTATGAGCATCCCCACCATGTTGATGACAGCATGAGTAAAGGAACTGTTGGAGTTAGCATGACGCTGAGCGTGGACATTTGCGTCTTCTGCTGCATGAGTATGGTCACAATTGCATTGTTTGGTTTCTTCTATGCAACAGTTGCAACACTGCACAGGCAAAACGACCAAGTCTTCTTCACCATGCACTGACACACTTCCATCAACTTCACTCTTTTGCTTCTTCACACACTTATCTTGAAGGCTTATCAGGCTTTTCCATAAGGATTTCAACATCATGCTAATTCAAAAACTTAGAATATATCGAAAATTGATGTATAAACATTCACCAATTAAAACGCTTCAATCAAGCCTCTCAAAGTTGGGTGTAGCTTCCTGCACCTTATCATTTTCTTCCTGCGccctatttatttattgaattttcacCCTATTATTTATTGAACATTCACcctattatttattgaatttatttgaaagTTACTTCCAGAAAATGTAATCCGGAAAGAGAAGATATATATTCTGGaagtttttttatattccaGAATGTTCTGGATTCGAAAGCTATTTCtggtttgaaaatatttgttctgaaaatgattttttattgttagtAATGGATATTTCAGAAGTGATTTCCgaatttgaaaatatcttttcttatccaatttgaaaaatattaaaataaggacatgtatgtatgaatttttattatatttttagtggGGAGTAATTTGAGAATTAAAGCTTTTACGCAGGTATTTCATCCTGTAACTCCAAATGTTTCGTCCTATTTTTCATCCTACaattccaaaattttctaaaatatttgtaatgtcCTCCGTTAAGAcatacttaatttttaatagaaaacaGAAGAATCTTTTGACCAGATTATTTGACTCAGTATTTTCCATCTtcattaaaatatcttatttttataattttaagatatatagttattttttaataaagtattaacattttataaatatataaatatttgaatgaattaaataattttgtttgtaaatatttaatatttattttaaattattttaatgaattaataatacttaacactatctaaaaaatattttaaatttttcatatcatttttaaataaatttgtcaattttaaataaatttattcttttcatagattaaattaattcatatgAATTacctaattaaatatttagaaataatataataaacatttacaaataatataattaagaaaaactatcaaaaacactATATCGTAGATGGAAATTCGAAAGGAAAAACATCACATTTCGAAATCTCTAATTAAAGGAGAATCAAATTTTAAGTACAGATTTTCATAAAGctatcaaaatgggtcacaacctaTGGGTCAACTCGTTTCACCATTGgtttgagtcgggttgggtttgaaaaaattatatttttttatgcggtcAAATTTCAATccgactcatgcgggttgaacccgtggtgggccgggttggcccaccaacccacttacctaattttattttattaaaatttaattttaattttataaaaagatatttattactttttttttgcttgaaaaaattatttaagtttcctattttcaaa comes from the Vigna radiata var. radiata cultivar VC1973A chromosome 2, Vradiata_ver6, whole genome shotgun sequence genome and includes:
- the LOC106780640 gene encoding amino acid transporter AVT1H-like, producing MMLKSLWKSLISLQDKCVKKQKSEVDGSVSVHGEEDLVVLPVQCCNCCIEETKQCNCDHTHAAEDANVHAQRHANSNSSFTHAVINMVGMLIGLGQLSTPYAVVSGGWVSAFLLVGLGVMCAYSSHILGTCLRKNPKLRSFVDIVKHAFESKGRLVAATIIYMEIFMSLVSYTISLHDNLNKVFLGTNLKHHFPKFSSSQFLTVVAVLRDLSSISFLSTLGILMSLLIFLCVAATALLGHVRNNHAIPVLQLHNIPSVSGLYVFGYGGHIVFPELYTSMKDPSKFTKVSIMSFAVVTXIYTTLGFMGARMFGKDVKSQITLSMPAESIVTKVALWATVVAPMTKYALEFTPLAIQLEHALPSTMSXRSKMIIRGSVGSXSLLVILTLALSVPYFEHVLSXTGSLVSVAVCLILPCSFYLKTCWGQISNLVLLLNLFLITFGFLLALMDTISSSKLLLKSFQLHHSS